Within Trichoderma atroviride chromosome 2, complete sequence, the genomic segment ATCAATAAATAATACTGATGCCATAAAAATATCGTCAACGAATCTTTAATTCCTGAGAAGAAGCACGCAGACGCCGAGGAAGCTGCCCTTAAATCAGCCACCAATATATACAGTCCGAGTATATATTGATGGAGCTGCATGCCTAAGAAGCAGCACacagaagccaaagatgctCTGCTTCCTTTACCCAGATGTCCATATCTACGGCTCAAACAGACCCAAATTATCTACTCACATTGCAGAATCTGCTATAACACACTTCACATGCATTTACCACATTCATCAATGCATCTTATGGTATTGAGAATTAGGTAGTATCgcatctcatcatcactgGCTGCGTATAGAGAAATCCCTATTGCTCGGCCATTAAGTCTAAATTTGGCAGATTTCTTCCTGTAATGTTGCATAACGCTGCATGTAGTAAAAAGACTCCTCATTCATCAAGGTCTACAGGCCCGCGCCTCCTGGATTTGAGTCAAAATCACCACAGCCATGGGCAGAAGCTGACTGCCCTTGCAGTAATAGGAAGGCTGACTCCATTACGCTGCTCGATGACTCTTCATAATTTTACTTTGATGCGCCTGGATTGGCcaattctctcttctccgcaTTCCCAAGTTACGAAATTGAGCATGAGTGACTCATATTGCTAGTTCCAGGGCAAAATGAGCGCCTTTGTCAGCAGCTTTTTTGCATGAGGCTTTGCCGCTTTGCCACACACAGCCGCGCACCCCACTATAATTCAATGGTTTTCAACGATTCCATCCATCGAAATATCAAGTCGACGACTGCATCGCTTTTGCTGCATCATCACAGCTCGCGCCTCTAatttttcttgtttgcttttcGTCTTTTCATTCTGTCAGAGTCGCTtataccctttttttttttttttttttgcgatAGCGCGAGATTGCCCAGCTTGGATCCCCAAACTCACATACACCTGCTCACTCAGCCTCGTCGTTTCATGCACCAAAGCGATCAGATCATAGACCACGTCCAGGGAAGCTCTCTTCAGAGCTCAGCCGCAACCATGCCGGAAGGCGAAGCCTCACAAGCTCAGAACCCATCCCAAAATGCCTCCAGAGGAGCTCCTCGAGCTCGTAGAGGCAGAGGTCGTGGCggcagaggacgaggaggacaCCACCACGGTGATCAGGCTCAGGCAGCTCAAGGGCAGCAGACCCCACAACAGGTCAGCTCAGAAAACTCGTCTACGCCCACAGCAAACCCAAACCAGCCCCAGCAAGaatctgcagcttctggaaaTTCATCAAGATCATCTcgcggaggaagaggccgaagaggGCCGCGGCAGAGCGAGCGAGGTGGCGCAAGACACAGCGCCCCTCGAGCTCCTCTGCCAGGCCCATCACGGCGATTTGGAGGTCATCTCACAACGGAAGTCGATgacgcagatgcagatgcagatgcagatgctcCTTCATTAAGTGCAGAGGCTCCTGAGTTTGTACCGGGCCAGCCGGTATTACCAAGGGCGTAAGTAGCTTGTTTTGTATACCATTTAATTTCTGGTAGCCTTCAGCTGCTGACGACTCTTTAGGCAGCCAAGGAGATCTGAGGCATCTAAGAAGCCTGAGGTTAGACTTCCCAAATCTACGGCTGCAGACCTCGGAACCAGAATCCACGAGGATATCGGCAATAGCAACTATGAATGTGCAGTATGCACAGATGAAGTCCTTCGGAAATCCCACGTGTGGTCTTGCAACGTGTGTTGGACAGTAGTCCACCTCAAATGTGCCAAGAAATGGTATCATAATCAAATGAAGCAAGCTGCTGAGAGGCCACCAACTGAGCCTCAAACGGAGAAATCATGGAGGTGTCCCGGCTGTAACTCCAAATTATCTGATGAGCCAGGCTCCTACCACTGCTGGTGTGGAAAGGATATCAATCCAAGGCCCTCTAGCACCTCACTACCTCCACACTCTTGCGGACAGACATGCTCAAAACCAAGGGGAACATGTCCTCACCCCTGTGGTCTCCAATGCCACGCTGGCCCTTGTCCGCCGTGTACCCTTGTCGGACCTACACAGTCTTGCTATTGTGGAAAGAATACCTCCCAGAAATTGTGCAGAGAGACCGATTACGAAaatggctggagctgccaagAGATTTGCGGCGACCTTTTGCCCTGCGGAGAGCACTTTTGTCCGAACCCTTGTCACACCGGACTTTGTGGAGATTGTGACCTGAAGGTGGACGCAAAGTGCTACTGCGGGCGTGTTGAGAAGAAAGTGCCTTGTTTCGAGAGACAAGAGATACAGTCCTCTTATGATGTTAAAGATGGCTCATGGTTCGACGGCTCATTCAGCTGCCAGACACCTTGCGACAGGAAATTTGACTGCGGCACTCACAGCTGCTCTGAAACCTGCCACCCCCAAAATGAACAACCAGCTCATTGCCCTTACTCTCCCGATTCTGTTACGCATTGTCCATGCGGCAAAACACCACTTGGTGAACTCTTGCAGGACCCAAGGCAAACCTGCGAGGACCCCGTACCCCATTGTGAGAGGGTTTGCGACAAGCTTCTTCCTTGTGGCCACACTTGTAAAGCTAAATGTCATACCGGCGATTGCGGATTCTGTATGGAAGCGATTGAGATTTCGTGTCGATGTGGGAGAACCTCGTCTGCATCCGTTTGCCACCAGGGAGACGTCCAACCCCCGTGGTGCATGAGAACATGCCAAGCTACTCTGAGCTGTGGCCGCCACAAGTGTGGTGAGCGCTGCTGCccaggagagaagaaggctgcaGAGAGGCAGGCAGcatccaagaagaaaaaccGACAGCCTGGTGATTCTGTCGTTGAGGCTGAGCATATCTGCATACGGACATGTGGGCGACCGCTGAAATGCGGTAGCCACGACTGCCAGCAGATATGCCACAGAGGGCCATGCGCAAGCTGCCCTGAAGCCATATTCCATGAAATCAGCTGCAATTGTGGCCGGACAGTGctccagccgccgcagccatgTGGGACTCACGCCCCAGAGTGCCGGTTTAACTGCCCAAGACGACCAGCTTGTGGGCACCCGCCTGTTGAACACAACTGCCATATGGACGATATCTCTTGTCCCAAATGTCCGTTCTTGGTGGACAAGTGGTGTGCTTGCGGCAAGGAAAAGCTGAAAAGCCAGCCTTGTCACCTTCAAGCGGCTCACTGTGGACGACCTTGCGGAAAGACTTTGAAGTGCGGGTACGTGCTATTTTCCGCCcttgattctcttctccacgaAGTGAAATAACCGATGTATACTGACTTGATATCTCTAGGTTACACAAGTGTCGAAAGCTTTGCCACAGGCCAGGAGAGTGTGAAGATAGTGCAAGTTCTAGTCAAACTTGTGGCCAAGTGTGTGGCAAGACGAAGCTATTCTGCGATCATGCTTGCCAGAATGCTTGCCACGGCCAAACTTGTAAGTCCAAGTCCAAAACGTCAGTTGTAATTGTATTGTGAAAAGCTCCTAACAGAATCCTGCAGCTTGCAACGAATCATCTCCTTGTACCGCCAAGACCGTCATCTCTTGCCCCTGCGGCCACCGTCACCAGGAAGTGAAGTGCCTTGCTAGCAGTTCTAACCCCACGCCATCTCGGCCTGAGCTCAAATGTGACGATGAATGTCTCCGCCTAGAACGAAACAAGCgtcttgctgcagctctcAACATTGATCCCACATCTCATACAAACAACCATGTCCCGTATTCGGACACCACTCTTCGGCTCTTTAAGGAGAATTTGGCATGGGCGGAGACTCAGGAGCGCGAATTCCGTGTCTTCTCCAAGAGCCCCAGCGAAGCTCGGTTGAGATACAAACCGATGCCTAATCACCAACGACAGTTCCTACATGTCTTGGCGGAAGACTACGGCCTAGAGAGCAAAAGTGAGGATATCGAACCCTATCGTTACGTTGTCGTCTGGAAGGGCTCCAAGTTCGTTTCGGCCCCAACCAAGACCCTCGCGCAGTGCGTCAAGATCCGAGAGACTCAAGCGGCAGAAGCGgccgccacagcagccgCCAACTCGAGAGCCCCTACTCCACCACCCGCCATCATAACCGAGCCGTTCAATGCTTTCCTCATCACATCTCCTCGATTCGGACTCACCATCGAAGACGTCGAATCCGCCCTCAAAGCCGACCTAGCAAGCCAGTCGTCAGCCTTCAACTTCACCACAACCTTCCTGCCCTCAGACGAGATCCTCATCCGCGCCTCGGCGCACTACTCCTCCTTCCTGACGCCCACCGCCGTCGAGCAGGCCCTTCAGACCATGAAGCCCCGCCTCGACAGCACCATCAAGCGCCTCGACGTCGCGGGCAACATCCTGCTCTGCCACGTCGACGCCAACGAGCAAATCTCCCGCAGGGAAGACATCAGCAGGAACGACGCCTCCGGGTGGAGCGCCGTCGCCGGCCGCGCCGCGGCCAAGAGGGACGACGCGAAGACGGAGACGCCTGCGGCCTCTGCGAGCGGCAGCTCTGGAAAACGACTGCTGCtcgggctgaagaagaagaaggtggagatgaagagggagaagTCCTGGACGGAGCAGCTTGGTGGAGATGTCGAGTGCTGAAGCTGAGAATGAAGCTGAAATTAATTTTGCTAcgactttgcttttttattGTTACGTTTGTTCTACAGCAGGATATATGCTCATAGATGGGATGATGGGATTATGCATCACCCATCATTGTGACAATGTTGACGCGGTATCAGCATTAGAATCTGATCAAGAGACAACCAGTCTATTGGGTACTACAGCTTCCAAAAATTATCATTAGaaaactaagaaaaaaaaatcactgGAAAAAATAATCAAatagaattaaaaaaaaaatcattaAAATTATGTATTAACCTTCTCTCATACTCCATATATCCCCATCTATAAAAGAACACCTCTCCAGTGCAAATGCATCACCATCTCCCCCCGTtctataagtttttttttttccagtgTGCGGTCGTATCATACACAGAAATGTGCTTTATATgctaggtacctaccttGTTTATGCAAACATTAAAAATGataaaaagacaaaaggggaaaaaaaaaagagagagaatagaAAATGATAGGGAGCCAAGGTAAACTCGCCCAATAGAACTAATCGCCTGCAGCACGAGTTCATCTGAAAAAGCGCGTAAAAGGGCGTGCCATTATAGAGACGCCCGTCACCAGTGGAGCAGATAAAGCACACACGCAccggaaaaagaaaaaaaaaaccaccagaaaaaaataatttgTGTGATGAGTAGCCggatagaaaaaaaaattcgttGCACATCGAATTATGTCCACTCTACTTCTTCTCACCGGAAGAAGGCGTTCAAAAAaacatataaaaaaagtatgcAGGGTATATGTATATCACGCGACGCATCTCCCCCTCCACACGCTCTCCAATATTATCGTCACATGGGCCATAGGAACCACCTTCAATCCCACGCTTGGCCCGTCTTTCCTGAGGCCGCCCTCCCTTCTATCTAGTTAGCACCTCTCTATTCAATGAAATTTACGGCCCGTCGATGGGGTCAGCATGCAAAATGAAAATCAAACGTTCAAGGGCCCTTGTATAGAGCTCCCCTTGATGCAATATAAATCGCCACGCTCCACAGGGATATGCCTGCTCTGTATCAGACCAGCCCAGCGAGGAACAGTCCTATAACTGGCTTTTGGCTTCCGTGACGGGTGCATCATTTATGGAGTCGGCTATGAAATCTGAGATGGCTTCGAAGTAGCCCTCCTCTAGCACGCTCGAGTTGTGATCGCCACCCGGGAAGGTCTTCCACGTCTTGCTGAAAGAGGTGGAGACATTGAAAAGCTGGGTCATATGACTGGGTCTGCAGTTGTATTCCTCTTTGGTTAGCTTTGATATCAGATAtcagagagaagagggtaGTGTAAAGGTATAACTGAGTGTTGGTGTGGGATCGATCAGGGTTTGATAAAAAGAGTTTTTAATCAGGGCCACGAATGGCTCAGATTTTGTGGGTGATGCAATTTGTTCATCATTCTGATCCCGGGAAAAGGTAAAATGTAAAGGATATGGCTGTAGTAAAAACTTACGGAACAATCTCATCTTGTAGACCGCTAAGGAACAAGATGGGAACCTTGGTGATGGACGGCAAGGTTGCCTCGCTGGGCCAGACCTGGTGGCACAGCAGTGTGAAGTATTTGGCAGGTGGAAGAACGGAAGGAATGAGCTTGCGCATGGAGAGAAAAGTATTTTCCAAGATGAGGCCCACAATGTCGCCCCGTTCTTGGTTCTTGGCCACTAGCTTGATGCTGACGGCTCCACCGAGACTCTGGCCGTAAACAATGAACCGGTGATGCCTCGTTTCCGCTCGCTCGCGCAGGTAGTTGAGTCCGGTCTGGGCATCGATCCCCAGGCCCGACTCGTCTGGTTCGCCGGTGGATGCGCCGTAGCCTCGATACTCCAGCATAAAGACGTTGCAGCCAATCATGTTGATGAGGACGCGGGCGATGGGCAGGCGGTGACCGATATTGCCTGCATTGCCGTGGAACATGATGATTGTCATGTCCGAGTTCTTGCCGCCACGGGGGCCGCGAATGTAGTAGGCCGacagcttctcgccatcgtcggTGGGGATGACCAGCTCTTCAAAGTCTTTGATTCCGAACTGTGTAGGGCGCGGGATGTCGGTTCGTGAGTTTGTCGGCATATGAGAGGGATAGATGAGCGCCCTGCAGTCGGTCGCGGTTAGCTTAGCTCGAGCTCGGCTCAGGGTTTGGGTTTGGGACGAAACGACGTCGACGCGATAGGGCCCAGAGTGGGCTGGGGGGATTGCAGACTGCGTCTTGGGGGCTGGAAATTGGGACTCGTAAGCTGGACGGCTACGC encodes:
- a CDS encoding uncharacterized protein (BUSCO:EOG092D3HVD~TransMembrane:1 (i65-83o)~MEROPS:MER0017242); this encodes MRYSIRRSTTPSPKNGKMTSKSNTPPPGATKNNHNHNHHHGSNMMNGYFGQTASFLTSAAGYMRLPALASTGIAAILTSLLYFKQKALIYPSHMPTNSRTDIPRPTQFGIKDFEELVIPTDDGEKLSAYYIRGPRGGKNSDMTIIMFHGNAGNIGHRLPIARVLINMIGCNVFMLEYRGYGASTGEPDESGLGIDAQTGLNYLRERAETRHHRFIVYGQSLGGAVSIKLVAKNQERGDIVGLILENTFLSMRKLIPSVLPPAKYFTLLCHQVWPSEATLPSITKVPILFLSGLQDEIVPPSHMTQLFNVSTSFSKTWKTFPGGDHNSSVLEEGYFEAISDFIADSINDAPVTEAKSQL